The Niastella koreensis GR20-10 genome includes a window with the following:
- a CDS encoding DUF3885 domain-containing protein yields the protein MLRQELQSYFDKVYPGSQIITQHTLGGQVHIRFELGEGFPNGSTERVNQGTERAMTLFTDTFKDPDNEIFVLIYEYQDSNIFEVDRKYLYKQFPSHLFNGFYNQLKSVNSCMIIKDENGNEAMEKYEARIIIGKLPVKDINIRNILNGIGNTEMGIDSGIDQSIYFFDPLTDKGFHMYDDRGCYVWSNSADKIRDIYINRNNWIVDYHRPEIDEYFNK from the coding sequence ATGCTACGACAAGAACTACAATCCTATTTTGACAAGGTTTACCCTGGTTCTCAAATCATCACACAACATACGCTTGGAGGCCAGGTCCATATCAGATTCGAACTTGGAGAGGGCTTTCCAAACGGTTCAACCGAAAGAGTAAATCAAGGGACGGAAAGAGCAATGACTCTTTTTACGGATACTTTTAAAGATCCGGATAATGAGATTTTTGTATTAATTTATGAATACCAGGATTCAAACATCTTCGAAGTAGACAGGAAATATTTATATAAACAATTTCCCAGTCATCTATTTAATGGATTTTATAATCAGTTAAAATCCGTAAACAGCTGCATGATCATAAAAGATGAAAATGGGAATGAGGCCATGGAAAAATATGAAGCAAGAATAATTATCGGAAAATTGCCTGTCAAAGATATCAATATCAGGAATATACTAAATGGAATTGGAAATACTGAAATGGGAATTGATTCCGGCATTGACCAAAGTATATACTTTTTTGACCCACTAACCGACAAAGGATTTCATATGTATGACGACAGGGGCTGCTATGTATGGAGTAATAGTGCAGATAAAATCCGCGACATTTATATTAATAGAAATAATTGGATAGTCGATTACCATAGGCCGGAAATTGATGAATACTTTAATAAATGA
- a CDS encoding metallophosphoesterase gives MSTYVIGDLHGQYQSLKQCLARCNFDYNQDTLIQLGDVVDGGDEVFDCVEELLKIKNLVTLKGNHDDWFLDFIKTGFHPAAWAYGGVSTINSYATKAGKVPVTRKTRQGYKTSFNPEDIPIAHRQFFESQRLNHIDKNNNCFVHAGFNPFQPFHEQPATIFYWDRILWQSAMNWQTKANQNSEIEPFGIVTKFNNIFIGHTNTMLWGIDKPLKAANIYNIDTGASKGGKLTIMNVDSKHFWQSE, from the coding sequence ATGAGTACCTATGTCATCGGAGATCTACATGGACAATATCAATCTCTTAAACAGTGCCTGGCCAGATGCAATTTTGATTATAATCAGGATACGCTTATCCAGTTAGGTGATGTAGTTGATGGCGGAGACGAAGTTTTTGATTGTGTGGAAGAGCTTTTAAAAATAAAAAATCTTGTAACACTAAAAGGCAATCACGATGATTGGTTCCTGGATTTTATCAAGACAGGGTTCCATCCGGCAGCCTGGGCTTATGGGGGCGTTAGTACTATTAATTCGTATGCAACAAAGGCGGGAAAAGTTCCGGTTACCAGAAAAACACGTCAGGGATACAAAACATCATTCAATCCTGAGGACATTCCAATAGCACACAGACAATTTTTTGAAAGCCAAAGACTCAATCATATTGACAAAAACAACAACTGTTTTGTCCATGCTGGTTTTAATCCTTTTCAGCCTTTTCATGAGCAACCCGCCACAATTTTTTACTGGGATAGAATCCTATGGCAATCTGCAATGAATTGGCAAACAAAAGCAAATCAAAACAGCGAGATTGAACCATTTGGGATAGTTACAAAATTCAATAATATATTTATTGGGCATACTAACACAATGCTATGGGGAATAGACAAGCCATTAAAGGCTGCTAATATTTATAATATTGATACCGGAGCCTCCAAAGGCGGAAAATTAACGATCATGAATGTTGACAGTAAGCATTTTTGGCAATCTGAGTAA
- a CDS encoding helix-turn-helix domain-containing protein yields the protein MDTKTKEQIRKQFGEYLQRHRENVLKIKSVRELSFTSNIDNSKLSKIEKGQVNFGFDNLLEIAVTYKLTQKEILGFALKTLKDLENS from the coding sequence ATGGATACAAAGACTAAAGAACAAATCAGAAAGCAATTTGGAGAATACCTTCAACGGCACCGTGAGAATGTTTTAAAAATAAAGAGTGTACGGGAATTGTCGTTTACTTCCAATATTGATAATAGTAAGCTCAGTAAAATTGAAAAAGGGCAGGTAAATTTTGGGTTTGACAACTTATTGGAGATTGCAGTAACCTATAAACTTACGCAGAAGGAAATCCTTGGTTTTGCCTTGAAAACCTTAAAAGACTTGGAAAATTCTTGA
- a CDS encoding GNAT family N-acetyltransferase — translation MIVPCNTGDFSTIYDIINDGASAYKGIIPADRWHEPYMSITELQTQIREGVQFWCYKTEEIIEGVMGIQFKEDVTLIRHAYVRTAKRNSGIGGKLFAHLRSIANTRILIGTWADAKWAIAFYEKHGFRLVTEQEKNSLLRRYWNIPERQVETSVVLTSV, via the coding sequence ATGATCGTTCCATGCAATACCGGCGACTTTTCAACTATCTACGATATTATCAATGACGGCGCCAGCGCCTACAAAGGCATTATTCCGGCTGACCGCTGGCATGAACCCTATATGTCGATCACAGAACTTCAAACACAAATCAGGGAAGGCGTGCAATTCTGGTGCTATAAAACTGAGGAAATAATTGAAGGAGTGATGGGTATCCAGTTCAAAGAGGATGTAACATTGATACGCCATGCTTATGTCAGAACAGCAAAAAGAAACAGCGGGATTGGTGGCAAGCTATTTGCTCATTTGCGTAGTATCGCGAATACACGGATTTTGATTGGGACTTGGGCGGATGCAAAGTGGGCAATCGCGTTTTATGAAAAACATGGGTTTCGTTTAGTCACTGAGCAAGAAAAGAATTCATTATTACGCCGGTATTGGAACATCCCGGAACGTCAGGTGGAAACTTCAGTGGTTCTTACAAGCGTTTAA
- a CDS encoding ORF6N domain-containing protein, producing the protein MEIIQSIQNRIYEIRGERVMLDRDLAALYDVETRIFNQSVKRNGKRFPADFMFQLTKDEWEGLRLQMESSQRSMSSQFVMTYPSRRPNSALPYAFTEQGVAMLSGILNSDRAINMNIAIMRAFIQIRRVVYRKTTW; encoded by the coding sequence ATGGAAATTATTCAAAGTATTCAAAATAGAATTTATGAAATAAGAGGCGAAAGGGTGATGCTTGACAGAGATCTGGCTGCCCTTTACGATGTAGAAACAAGAATATTTAACCAGTCTGTTAAGCGGAATGGAAAGCGTTTCCCTGCCGATTTTATGTTTCAACTAACGAAAGACGAATGGGAAGGTTTAAGATTGCAGATGGAGAGTTCACAGAGAAGTATGTCATCACAATTTGTGATGACATACCCAAGTAGGCGCCCCAATAGTGCGTTGCCCTATGCTTTTACTGAACAGGGCGTTGCTATGCTCAGCGGTATACTAAATAGTGATCGGGCAATAAACATGAACATTGCTATCATGAGAGCTTTTATTCAAATAAGACGGGTTGTTTATAGGAAAACGACCTGGTAG